A part of Deltaproteobacteria bacterium genomic DNA contains:
- a CDS encoding PD40 domain-containing protein, whose translation MKKLLPLIFFVVFACLSAPVYAAFYKPSLDVYTLKTEHFYIHYPKETAEAARDLSEIAERVHAKLSDKLNWKPWGRTHIVLIDQNDQANGLATVLPANYLLLFVTPPDSDSSLDNYKNYLELLFTHEYTHILHIDQHHRIADPFHWVFGKIVAPNGLTPGWMREGIAAWEETVETGRGRGNSPYVEMIIRNAVLEDKFPRIDEAAGLGRKFPGSNTQYVYGVKFWQWLAGKYSEEAIVRYMEEYASGLWLFSLNNKARRVFNKSFYQLWNEWKIELKGKYAAEKREIEAKGVTPLVPLIADKKEQLGNFTPHPSGTGHAYTRAGLDEESQLVIVTKPGGEPVVLKRGVYGQMAFSRDGGNTLAFSGIAGVEPYASYSDVYTYDLKQKKIERLHEKGSGKKSLRASDPDFSPLDGGSRWLVMVRTAVGTDNLYVFDRTNKKGYYLTNAPKYTQFSNPRFSPDGEKIVVSRRDHEGNRDIVLYTKSGEAIRKLTDDEANDNHPVWSPDGRTIYFESDSSGIPNIYRVNAFGGKPEQATNVLTGVYQPQISPDGEKLTVKYYTAKGTDISQANLQDLKLPSWSSASSMAALPASSTSVASEPSEKSGDPHMPPSLPAEYEPALQEKQPPPVKDLVLPGSKKYSAFPQVLVPRYIVPTFVTLDDAFLFGFSTGRFDPMYRHSWDLYANYRTDANFLGGGLSYAYTRRRPTFFAGAVRYAVNWGDLFGTGEDFFEQRLQGYAGVAVPAGHHLFSASYFYENRDNLSDIPTGFTLTNLDAYAGFRTSYTYVRYKQFPNSISQEDGPYFNVTFDITDSLLGAADDNEQRVLTGDFRYYFEMPYADHHVFGLRATGGFAWGNPQFNGTFRFGGPFGEGNLAQVSSKLFSLRGLPGITYAGDRVLVFTGEYRLPLATVDRGIGTWPIFLRTIHLSFFGDYGDSWFEGGKDGREFFEDFFLGVGAELKGDLVIGYGLPVTARIGYAVIVLNRDQIAGLTDSLFGQDIRNGTVYFQFGTSF comes from the coding sequence ATGAAAAAGCTTCTCCCTCTGATTTTTTTCGTCGTGTTTGCGTGTCTTTCTGCGCCTGTTTATGCCGCCTTTTACAAGCCTTCGCTGGATGTTTACACCCTCAAAACGGAACATTTCTACATCCACTACCCGAAAGAAACAGCCGAGGCGGCGCGGGATCTCTCCGAGATCGCCGAGCGGGTTCATGCCAAACTGTCGGATAAACTAAACTGGAAGCCGTGGGGGCGGACCCACATCGTGCTCATCGACCAGAACGATCAGGCCAACGGGCTGGCCACCGTCCTTCCGGCAAATTACCTGTTGCTGTTTGTGACGCCGCCCGATTCCGACTCGTCGCTCGACAATTACAAAAATTATCTCGAACTCCTCTTTACCCACGAATACACCCACATCCTCCACATCGACCAGCATCACCGGATTGCCGACCCGTTTCACTGGGTCTTTGGGAAAATCGTGGCCCCAAACGGCCTCACCCCCGGATGGATGCGCGAGGGAATCGCCGCCTGGGAGGAAACGGTCGAAACCGGCCGTGGGCGCGGCAATTCCCCGTACGTGGAGATGATCATCCGAAACGCCGTGCTGGAAGACAAGTTCCCCAGAATCGACGAGGCGGCCGGGCTGGGGCGCAAATTTCCGGGGAGCAACACGCAGTATGTCTACGGCGTCAAATTCTGGCAGTGGCTGGCCGGCAAATACAGCGAGGAGGCGATTGTCCGCTACATGGAGGAATATGCCTCCGGCCTCTGGCTTTTTTCGCTTAACAACAAGGCGCGTCGAGTCTTCAACAAAAGTTTTTATCAGCTTTGGAACGAATGGAAAATCGAGCTCAAGGGAAAATATGCGGCGGAAAAAAGGGAGATCGAGGCCAAAGGGGTCACCCCCCTTGTCCCCCTGATCGCCGACAAAAAGGAGCAACTGGGCAACTTCACCCCGCATCCCTCCGGGACCGGCCATGCCTACACCCGGGCCGGTCTTGACGAAGAGTCGCAACTGGTTATTGTGACAAAACCGGGAGGGGAGCCCGTTGTTTTAAAGCGCGGGGTCTACGGCCAGATGGCCTTCAGCCGCGATGGAGGAAACACCCTCGCCTTTTCCGGAATTGCCGGAGTGGAACCCTACGCCTCTTATTCCGATGTCTACACGTACGACTTGAAACAGAAAAAAATCGAACGTTTGCACGAAAAAGGGAGTGGAAAAAAATCGCTCCGCGCCTCGGACCCCGATTTTTCCCCTCTGGATGGGGGGAGCCGGTGGCTGGTCATGGTCCGGACAGCCGTGGGGACGGACAACCTTTATGTTTTCGACCGGACGAACAAGAAGGGATATTATTTGACCAATGCGCCCAAATACACCCAGTTTTCGAATCCCCGTTTCTCGCCGGACGGGGAAAAAATCGTCGTCTCGCGGCGCGACCACGAGGGGAACCGGGACATCGTCCTCTATACGAAGAGCGGCGAGGCGATCCGCAAACTCACCGACGACGAGGCCAACGACAATCATCCGGTCTGGTCCCCCGACGGCCGCACCATCTATTTCGAGTCGGACTCAAGCGGGATTCCCAATATTTACCGGGTCAACGCCTTTGGTGGAAAACCGGAACAGGCCACCAATGTGTTGACCGGCGTCTACCAGCCGCAAATTTCCCCCGACGGGGAGAAACTCACCGTGAAATACTACACCGCGAAGGGGACCGATATCTCACAGGCGAATTTGCAGGACCTGAAATTGCCGTCATGGTCGTCCGCCTCCTCCATGGCCGCTCTGCCGGCGTCATCCACCTCCGTTGCTTCGGAGCCGTCTGAAAAATCGGGCGATCCGCATATGCCCCCTTCCCTCCCCGCTGAATACGAACCGGCCCTTCAGGAAAAACAGCCGCCCCCGGTTAAAGATTTGGTCCTTCCCGGCTCCAAAAAATACAGCGCCTTTCCGCAGGTGCTGGTCCCGCGCTACATCGTCCCCACCTTCGTTACGCTCGATGACGCCTTCCTGTTCGGTTTTTCCACCGGCCGGTTCGACCCGATGTACCGCCATTCGTGGGACCTCTACGCCAACTACCGGACCGACGCCAATTTTTTGGGCGGCGGCTTGAGTTATGCCTACACGCGCCGGCGCCCCACCTTTTTTGCGGGAGCCGTGCGCTACGCCGTCAACTGGGGCGATCTGTTCGGGACCGGCGAGGATTTTTTCGAACAGAGACTACAGGGGTATGCCGGTGTCGCCGTGCCCGCCGGCCACCATCTCTTTTCGGCCAGCTACTTCTATGAAAACCGGGACAACCTCTCCGACATCCCGACCGGTTTCACCCTGACCAATCTCGACGCCTACGCGGGATTTCGCACCTCTTACACCTACGTCCGCTACAAGCAGTTTCCCAATTCCATCAGCCAGGAAGACGGCCCTTATTTCAATGTTACTTTCGACATCACCGATTCTCTTCTCGGCGCCGCGGATGACAACGAGCAGAGGGTTTTGACCGGCGACTTTCGCTATTATTTTGAAATGCCCTACGCCGATCACCATGTATTCGGCTTAAGAGCCACCGGCGGCTTTGCCTGGGGCAACCCGCAGTTCAACGGGACCTTCCGTTTTGGCGGCCCGTTTGGGGAAGGGAACCTTGCCCAGGTTTCCAGCAAACTCTTTTCGCTCCGGGGCCTGCCGGGGATTACTTATGCCGGCGACCGGGTTCTGGTCTTTACCGGCGAATACCGCCTCCCGCTGGCCACCGTGGACCGAGGCATCGGCACTTGGCCGATTTTTTTGAGAACGATCCACCTCTCGTTTTTCGGCGACTACGGCGACAGCTGGTTTGAAGGGGGAAAGGACGGACGGGAATTTTTTGAGGATTTCTTTCTGGGGGTCGGCGCCGAGTTGAAGGGGGACCTCGTCATCGGTTACGGCCTGCCGGTGACCGCCCGTATCGGTTATGCCGTCATCGTTTTGAACCGAGACCAGATCGCCGGGTTGACCGACAGCCTCTTCGGGCAGGACATCCGCAACGGGA